The following are from one region of the Streptomyces decoyicus genome:
- a CDS encoding sensor histidine kinase — protein MPVALATVAVVLNVVQGVLAVPLLNRALDRYLKLGTTPRGLLVVSGVLTLAAEIALCALIAVQGTADKERLSSVALAIGASLTPFFMAHSLVVSKRSFLAALAGAATGLLLLLALLTGSWLGSLGLAVLLVFAGVWSLGTTRPTGWILAAVRKLDAARSIETRLAVAEERLRFGRDLHDVMGRNLAVIALKSELAVQLARRERPEAAEQMVEVQRIAQESQREVREVVRGYRRADLQAELAGARSILRAAGVDCRIEGEEETQLPPEVESALGWVVREGTTNVLRHAAEVRRCAVRTRIDAHRSVLVMIMENDGVTHPPPAASGSLPGSGLKGLRERLHPLGGTLTSGPVLNGSYRLTVELPMGAATG, from the coding sequence TTGCCGGTCGCTTTGGCCACTGTCGCCGTTGTTCTGAATGTGGTGCAGGGCGTACTGGCCGTACCGCTGTTGAACCGGGCTCTGGACCGTTATCTGAAGCTGGGGACGACACCGCGCGGCCTGCTGGTCGTCTCGGGTGTGCTGACCCTCGCCGCCGAGATCGCGCTGTGCGCGCTGATAGCGGTCCAGGGAACGGCCGACAAGGAAAGACTGAGCTCGGTGGCCCTGGCGATCGGCGCGAGCCTCACACCGTTCTTCATGGCTCACAGTCTGGTGGTGTCCAAGCGGAGCTTTCTTGCGGCGCTGGCCGGCGCCGCGACGGGGCTCCTCCTGCTGCTCGCCCTGCTCACGGGATCCTGGCTGGGCTCGCTGGGCCTGGCGGTCCTGCTGGTCTTCGCCGGCGTATGGAGCCTCGGGACGACGCGGCCCACGGGCTGGATACTCGCCGCGGTCCGGAAGCTGGATGCGGCGCGCAGCATCGAGACACGGCTCGCGGTCGCCGAGGAGCGGCTGCGGTTCGGCCGCGATCTGCACGATGTCATGGGCCGGAATCTGGCGGTGATCGCCCTGAAGAGCGAGCTGGCGGTCCAGCTGGCCCGGCGGGAACGGCCGGAGGCCGCGGAGCAGATGGTGGAGGTGCAGCGGATCGCCCAGGAGTCCCAGCGGGAGGTACGGGAGGTGGTGCGTGGTTACCGGAGGGCCGATCTGCAGGCGGAGTTGGCCGGGGCCCGCTCCATCCTGCGGGCGGCCGGAGTGGACTGCCGTATCGAGGGCGAGGAGGAGACACAGCTGCCGCCCGAGGTGGAGTCGGCGCTCGGCTGGGTCGTCCGCGAAGGCACCACGAACGTCCTGCGGCATGCCGCCGAGGTGCGGCGCTGTGCGGTGCGGACCCGGATCGATGCGCACCGCTCGGTGCTCGTGATGATCATGGAGAACGACGGCGTCACCCACCCGCCGCCCGCCGCCAGCGGCTCGCTCCCCGGCAGCGGCCTCAAGGGACTGCGGGAGCGGCTCCACCCCCTGGGCGGCACCCTGACCTCGGGCCCGGTCCTGAACGGTTCCTACCGTCTGACCGTCGAACTACCCATGGGAGCGGCGACGGGGTAG
- a CDS encoding response regulator transcription factor — MIRVLLADDEHLIRGALAALLSLEDDLLVVAEAASGPEARAMARAHEPDVAVLDLQMPGADGVAVATSLRGEVPGCQSMIVTSHGRPGHLKRALEAGVRGFVPKTVSAQRLAEIIRTVHAGNRYVDTELAADAISAGESPLTVREAEVLECAEDGAPVMEIAERASLSPGTVRNYLSSATAKLGAENRHAAARLARERGWL, encoded by the coding sequence ATGATCCGGGTGTTGCTCGCGGATGACGAGCATCTGATCCGGGGGGCGCTGGCGGCGTTGTTGTCGCTGGAGGACGATCTGCTGGTGGTGGCCGAGGCGGCATCGGGGCCGGAGGCTCGGGCGATGGCACGGGCGCACGAGCCGGACGTGGCGGTACTGGATCTGCAGATGCCGGGGGCGGACGGTGTGGCGGTGGCCACATCGTTGCGGGGTGAGGTGCCGGGGTGCCAGTCCATGATCGTGACGAGTCATGGGCGGCCGGGGCATCTGAAGCGGGCGCTGGAGGCCGGGGTGCGGGGGTTCGTGCCGAAGACGGTGTCGGCGCAGAGGCTGGCGGAGATCATACGTACGGTCCACGCCGGAAACCGTTATGTGGACACGGAGTTGGCGGCGGACGCCATCAGCGCCGGGGAGTCACCGCTGACGGTCCGGGAGGCGGAGGTGCTGGAATGCGCCGAGGACGGGGCGCCGGTCATGGAGATCGCGGAGCGGGCGTCGCTGTCGCCGGGGACGGTGCGGAACTACCTCTCGTCGGCGACCGCGAAGCTGGGCGCGGAGAACCGCCATGCCGCGGCGCGCCTCGCCCGCGAGCGAGGTTGGCTATAG
- a CDS encoding phosphoribosylaminoimidazolesuccinocarboxamide synthase yields MPGFVEKPEPVEVPGLTHLHTGKVRDLYQNAAGDLIMVASDRTSVYDWVLPTEIPEKGRILTQLSLWWFEQLTDLVPHHVISTDVPAGAPADWAGRTLVCKSLRMVPVECVARGYLTGSGLAEYRQTRTVCGLALPEGLVDGSELPAPIFTPATKAAVGDHDENVSYEEVAHQVGPEVAAQLRQTTLAVYGRARDIARERGVILADTKFEFGFDGEQLTLADEVLTPDSSRFWPADLWQPGRAQPSFDKQFVRDWLTSPAADWDRTGELPPPALPQEIVESTRAKYAEAYERLTGLRWS; encoded by the coding sequence GTGCCCGGTTTTGTAGAAAAGCCTGAGCCGGTGGAGGTTCCCGGGCTCACCCACCTTCACACCGGCAAGGTGCGCGACCTCTACCAGAACGCCGCCGGCGATCTGATCATGGTCGCCAGCGACCGCACCTCCGTCTACGACTGGGTGCTGCCCACCGAGATCCCCGAGAAGGGCCGCATCCTCACCCAGCTGTCCCTGTGGTGGTTCGAGCAGCTCACCGACCTGGTCCCGCACCACGTCATCTCCACCGACGTCCCGGCCGGTGCCCCCGCCGACTGGGCGGGCCGCACCCTGGTCTGCAAGTCGCTGCGGATGGTCCCCGTCGAGTGTGTGGCCCGCGGCTACCTCACCGGCTCCGGCCTCGCCGAATACCGGCAGACCCGTACGGTCTGCGGGCTGGCCCTCCCCGAAGGCCTGGTGGACGGCTCCGAGCTCCCCGCGCCGATCTTCACCCCGGCCACCAAGGCTGCCGTCGGCGACCACGACGAGAACGTCTCCTACGAGGAAGTCGCCCACCAGGTCGGCCCCGAGGTCGCCGCCCAACTGCGGCAGACGACCCTCGCCGTCTACGGCCGGGCCCGCGACATCGCCCGCGAGCGCGGCGTCATCCTGGCGGACACCAAGTTCGAGTTCGGCTTCGACGGTGAGCAGCTGACCCTGGCCGACGAGGTCCTGACGCCCGACTCCTCGCGCTTCTGGCCCGCCGACCTGTGGCAGCCGGGCCGCGCCCAGCCGTCCTTCGACAAGCAGTTCGTCCGCGACTGGCTGACCTCCCCGGCCGCGGACTGGGACCGTACGGGCGAGCTGCCGCCCCCCGCCCTCCCGCAGGAGATCGTCGAGAGCACCCGCGCCAAGTACGCCGAGGCCTACGAGCGCCTCACGGGCCTGCGCTGGTCGTGA
- a CDS encoding N,N-dimethylformamidase beta subunit family domain-containing protein — MATDQIRRWESGALAHAVTDPFGQGPLPWLRGSENYFDSGRIIPWYVDPAVAQGDLRVPAPSKHNGPRTADDVHRQIKGFAGPGAVAPGEAIDFRVSVDPPQPFNIDIYRIGHYAGAGASKITNSPRLAGIVQPPPLTADRTASCHHWWLSWRLQVPTYWQLGAYVAVLTTADGRYRSHIPFTVRDNQPADLLLLLPDITWQAYNLYPEDGRTGASLYHAWDEKGALLGEGDAATTVSFDRPYAGAGLPLHVGHAYDFIRWAERYGYDLAYADARDLHAGRVDPSRYRGLVFPGHDEYWSVPMRRTVEHARDNGTSLVFLSANTMYWQVELSPTPSGAESLLHCRKRQGPGRPALWRELGSPEQRLMGIQYAGRVPEPAPLVVRNGAHWLWDASGAHEGDELPGLVAGEADRYFPRTNLPEHTERILLAHSPYRDSEGARRHQETSLYRAPSGAWVFASGTFAWSPALDRPGHVDERVQRATANLLDRICKRD, encoded by the coding sequence GTGGCGACGGATCAGATCAGGCGCTGGGAGTCGGGCGCGCTCGCCCACGCGGTCACGGACCCGTTCGGACAGGGCCCGCTGCCCTGGCTGCGCGGCAGCGAGAACTACTTCGACTCCGGCCGCATCATTCCCTGGTACGTCGACCCCGCCGTCGCCCAGGGCGATCTGCGGGTGCCCGCCCCCAGCAAGCACAACGGCCCGCGTACCGCCGACGACGTGCACCGCCAGATCAAGGGCTTCGCCGGTCCGGGCGCGGTGGCTCCCGGCGAGGCCATCGACTTCCGTGTCTCGGTCGATCCGCCCCAGCCGTTCAACATCGACATCTACCGCATCGGCCATTACGCGGGCGCCGGCGCCTCCAAGATCACCAACAGCCCCCGGCTGGCCGGCATCGTCCAGCCGCCCCCGCTGACGGCCGACCGCACGGCCTCCTGCCACCACTGGTGGCTGTCCTGGCGCCTTCAGGTCCCCACGTACTGGCAGCTCGGCGCGTATGTCGCCGTGCTCACCACCGCCGACGGCCGCTACCGCTCCCACATCCCCTTCACGGTCCGCGACAACCAGCCCGCCGACCTCCTCCTGCTGCTGCCCGACATCACCTGGCAGGCCTACAACCTCTACCCGGAGGACGGCCGGACCGGCGCCAGCCTCTACCACGCCTGGGACGAAAAGGGCGCCCTGCTCGGCGAAGGGGACGCCGCCACCACCGTCTCCTTCGACCGCCCCTACGCCGGCGCGGGACTGCCCCTCCATGTCGGCCACGCCTACGACTTCATCCGCTGGGCCGAGCGCTACGGCTACGACCTCGCCTACGCCGACGCCCGCGATCTGCACGCCGGCCGCGTCGACCCGTCCCGCTACCGCGGCCTGGTCTTCCCCGGCCACGACGAGTACTGGTCGGTGCCCATGCGCCGTACGGTCGAGCACGCCCGCGACAACGGCACTTCCCTCGTCTTCCTCTCCGCCAACACCATGTACTGGCAGGTCGAACTCTCTCCGACCCCCTCGGGTGCGGAGTCCCTGCTGCACTGCCGCAAGCGCCAGGGCCCCGGGCGTCCCGCCCTCTGGCGGGAGCTGGGCAGCCCCGAACAACGACTGATGGGCATCCAGTACGCCGGCCGGGTCCCCGAGCCGGCCCCCCTGGTCGTCCGCAACGGCGCGCACTGGCTGTGGGACGCCAGCGGTGCCCACGAAGGCGACGAACTCCCCGGCCTGGTCGCCGGCGAGGCCGACCGCTACTTCCCGCGCACCAACCTCCCCGAGCACACCGAACGCATCCTGCTCGCCCACTCCCCCTACCGCGACAGCGAAGGCGCCCGTCGCCATCAGGAGACCTCCCTCTACCGCGCCCCCAGCGGCGCCTGGGTCTTCGCCTCCGGCACCTTCGCCTGGTCCCCCGCCCTCGACCGCCCCGGCCATGTCGACGAACGCGTCCAACGCGCCACCGCCAACCTCCTCGACCGCATTTGCAAACGCGACTGA
- the purD gene encoding phosphoribosylamine--glycine ligase, whose product MKVLVIGGGAREHALCRSLSLDPDVTALHCAPGNAGIAEVAELHGVNALDGTAVAELAAGLAADLVIVGPEAPLVAGVADAVRDRGIPVFGPSAQAAQLEGSKAFAKDVMAAAAVPTARSYVCTTPAEVDVALDAFGPPYVVKDDGLAAGKGVVVTEDVDEARAHALACDRVVIEEFLDGPEVSLFAITDGETVVPLQPAQDFKRAYDGDEGPNTGGMGAYSPLPWADPKLVDEVMDTVLQPTVDELRRRGTPFSGLLYAGLAITSRGVRVIEFNARFGDPETQVVLARLRTPLAGLLLAAATGTLAALPPLRWSDGAAVTVVIASHNYPDTPRTGDPIDGLADVAEQDGPKAYVLHAGTKRDEAGAVLSAGGRVLSVTATGSDLTTARQRAYRAVGRISLDGSQHRTDIAAKVADAAAEEQGA is encoded by the coding sequence GTGAAGGTCCTCGTCATCGGCGGCGGCGCCCGCGAACACGCCCTGTGCCGCTCTCTGTCCCTCGACCCCGACGTCACCGCGCTGCACTGCGCTCCCGGCAACGCCGGCATCGCCGAGGTGGCCGAATTGCACGGGGTCAACGCCCTCGACGGCACGGCCGTCGCCGAACTCGCCGCCGGCCTGGCGGCCGATCTGGTCATCGTCGGACCCGAGGCCCCCCTGGTGGCGGGCGTCGCGGACGCCGTACGCGACCGCGGCATCCCGGTCTTCGGCCCCTCGGCCCAGGCCGCCCAGCTGGAGGGGTCCAAGGCCTTCGCCAAGGACGTGATGGCCGCCGCGGCCGTCCCCACCGCCCGCAGCTATGTCTGCACGACCCCGGCCGAGGTCGACGTCGCCCTCGACGCCTTCGGCCCGCCGTACGTCGTCAAGGACGACGGCCTGGCGGCCGGCAAGGGCGTCGTGGTCACCGAGGACGTCGACGAGGCCCGTGCGCACGCGCTGGCCTGCGACCGCGTGGTCATCGAGGAGTTCCTCGACGGGCCCGAGGTCTCGCTCTTCGCGATCACCGACGGCGAGACCGTCGTCCCGCTCCAGCCCGCCCAGGACTTCAAGCGCGCCTACGACGGCGACGAGGGCCCCAACACGGGCGGCATGGGCGCGTACAGCCCGCTGCCCTGGGCCGACCCCAAGCTGGTCGACGAGGTGATGGACACCGTCCTCCAGCCCACCGTCGACGAGCTGCGCCGCCGCGGCACCCCCTTCTCCGGGCTGCTCTACGCGGGCCTGGCGATCACCTCCCGCGGGGTGCGCGTGATCGAGTTCAACGCGCGCTTCGGCGACCCGGAGACCCAGGTCGTGCTGGCCCGCCTCAGGACCCCGCTCGCCGGACTGCTGCTCGCCGCGGCCACCGGCACCCTCGCCGCCCTCCCGCCGCTGCGCTGGAGCGACGGCGCGGCGGTCACCGTCGTCATCGCCTCCCACAACTACCCGGACACCCCGCGCACCGGCGACCCGATCGACGGGCTCGCCGACGTCGCGGAGCAGGACGGCCCCAAGGCGTACGTCCTGCATGCCGGCACCAAGCGCGACGAGGCCGGCGCGGTGCTCAGCGCGGGCGGCCGGGTGCTGTCCGTGACCGCCACCGGCTCCGACCTCACCACCGCCCGGCAGCGCGCCTACCGCGCCGTCGGCCGGATCTCCCTGGACGGCTCGCAGCACCGCACGGACATCGCCGCCAAGGTCGCGGACGCGGCGGCCGAGGAGCAGGGCGCGTAG
- a CDS encoding SLATT domain-containing protein has translation MSHPEMQPEGPPREGGSPIRESGSRGRGRRDLAGRVFPLGDWGEPADRLDALYLWTEQGALRAADWYLRGRLAKRRGARALRLGVAAGVTGGGVLPLLDLAGIWEGGAPWGALSLLLAAVCVGCDRYFGVTAGWMRDLATAQAIHRRLEALQFDWAVESVREVLGPAEGTAGEAAERCLGVLRRFNEDLGELVRAETADWMAEFRAGPVPQATQSVVPWAAARQEGTGQPGRFLLPPPGARPNMPRQRPPESPR, from the coding sequence GTGAGTCATCCGGAGATGCAGCCCGAGGGGCCCCCTCGGGAGGGCGGCAGCCCCATCCGGGAGAGCGGCAGCCGGGGCCGCGGCCGGAGGGATCTCGCGGGGCGGGTCTTTCCGCTCGGTGACTGGGGGGAACCGGCCGACCGCCTGGACGCGCTCTATCTCTGGACCGAGCAGGGCGCACTGCGCGCCGCGGACTGGTATCTGCGCGGCCGGCTGGCCAAGCGCCGCGGCGCGCGGGCGCTGCGGCTGGGTGTGGCGGCCGGGGTGACGGGGGGCGGGGTGCTTCCGCTGCTGGATCTGGCCGGGATCTGGGAGGGCGGGGCGCCCTGGGGTGCTCTGTCGCTGCTGCTGGCGGCGGTGTGCGTGGGCTGCGACCGGTATTTCGGGGTGACCGCCGGCTGGATGCGGGACCTGGCAACCGCCCAGGCGATCCACCGGCGGCTGGAGGCGCTTCAGTTCGACTGGGCGGTGGAGAGTGTGCGCGAGGTGCTCGGGCCGGCCGAGGGCACGGCGGGCGAGGCGGCGGAGCGCTGTCTGGGCGTGCTGCGGCGGTTCAACGAGGACCTCGGGGAGCTGGTGCGGGCCGAGACGGCGGACTGGATGGCGGAGTTCCGGGCCGGTCCGGTGCCGCAGGCCACGCAGTCGGTGGTGCCGTGGGCGGCGGCGCGGCAGGAGGGCACGGGGCAGCCGGGACGGTTCTTGCTGCCGCCGCCCGGTGCCCGCCCGAACATGCCGCGGCAGCGGCCGCCGGAGTCCCCGCGCTGA
- a CDS encoding GntR family transcriptional regulator, with protein MAAGGDSSVIRRSTLRQQIAEALRDEVLAGRLPSGHPFTVKEIAEQYGVSATPVREALLDLCAQGLLDVEQHRGFKVHAFTADDFRAMVEARTLIIEGIFRSGADRALRETPAEVLISIRRRADEAERAARGGDLDVLIGYDLRFWRELSSIVNNAYISDFLDRIRVQTWMFAVPLLRREGDLRGHLWQGHSALADALLQHDLAAAQRLIAEYNEHSLALVGTRG; from the coding sequence ATGGCCGCCGGCGGAGACAGCTCAGTCATACGACGCAGCACCCTGCGCCAGCAGATCGCCGAGGCACTGCGCGACGAGGTCCTGGCAGGCCGGCTGCCGTCCGGCCACCCCTTCACCGTCAAGGAGATCGCCGAGCAGTACGGCGTCTCCGCCACCCCGGTGCGCGAGGCGCTGCTCGACCTGTGCGCGCAGGGCCTGCTCGACGTCGAACAGCACCGCGGCTTCAAGGTGCACGCCTTCACCGCCGACGACTTCCGCGCCATGGTCGAGGCCCGCACCCTGATCATCGAGGGCATCTTCCGCAGCGGCGCCGACCGGGCGCTGCGCGAGACCCCCGCCGAGGTGCTGATCTCCATCCGGCGCCGCGCCGACGAGGCCGAACGGGCCGCGCGGGGCGGCGACCTGGACGTCCTGATCGGCTACGACCTGCGGTTCTGGCGCGAGTTGAGCAGCATCGTGAACAACGCCTACATCAGCGACTTCCTGGACCGGATCCGCGTCCAGACCTGGATGTTCGCGGTACCGCTGCTGCGCCGTGAGGGCGACCTCAGGGGCCATCTGTGGCAGGGCCACAGCGCGCTGGCCGACGCCCTGCTCCAGCACGACCTGGCCGCGGCCCAGCGGCTGATCGCCGAGTACAACGAGCACTCCCTCGCTCTCGTCGGAACGCGCGGCTAG
- a CDS encoding aspartate aminotransferase family protein yields the protein MTVTQTHPAASAADPAAGAAVKAADRAHVFHSWSAQGLIDPLPIAGAEGSYFWDYDGNRYLDFSSQLVNTNIGHQHPKVVAAIQEQAAKLCTIAPGFAVDVRSEAARLVAERTPGDLDKIFFTNGGAEAVENAVRMARLHTGRAKVLSAYRSYHGATATAINLTGDPRRWPSDTASAGVVHFWGPFLYRSAFHAENEQQECERALAHLEQTIAFEGPQSIAAIILETVPGTAGIMVPPAGYLAGVREICDRHGIVFILDEVMAGFGRTGKWFAADHFGVTPDLLTFAKGVNSGYVPLGGVAISAEIAATFDQRPYPGGLTYSGHPLACASAVATMNAMAEERIVENAAEIGERVIGPALHEIAERHPSVGEVRGMGVFWALDLVRNKETREPLVPYNAAGAANAPMAEFAAACKRGGLWPFVNMNRTHVVPACTVTEAEAKEGLAALDEALAAADAHTV from the coding sequence CTGACCGTGACCCAGACGCATCCCGCTGCCTCTGCCGCCGACCCGGCCGCCGGCGCCGCCGTGAAGGCCGCCGACCGCGCGCACGTCTTCCACTCCTGGTCCGCGCAGGGCCTGATCGACCCGCTGCCGATCGCCGGCGCCGAGGGCTCGTACTTCTGGGACTACGACGGCAACCGTTACCTCGACTTCTCCTCGCAGCTGGTGAACACCAACATCGGCCACCAGCACCCCAAGGTCGTCGCGGCGATCCAGGAGCAGGCCGCGAAGCTGTGCACCATCGCGCCCGGCTTCGCCGTGGACGTCCGGTCCGAGGCCGCGCGGCTGGTCGCCGAGCGCACCCCCGGCGACCTCGACAAGATCTTCTTCACCAACGGCGGCGCGGAGGCCGTGGAGAACGCGGTCCGGATGGCCCGGCTGCACACCGGCCGCGCCAAGGTGCTCTCCGCCTACCGCTCGTACCACGGTGCCACCGCCACCGCGATCAACCTGACCGGCGACCCGCGGCGCTGGCCCTCCGACACCGCCTCGGCCGGTGTCGTGCACTTCTGGGGCCCGTTCCTCTACCGCTCCGCCTTCCACGCCGAGAACGAGCAGCAGGAGTGCGAGCGCGCCCTCGCGCACCTGGAGCAGACCATCGCCTTCGAGGGCCCGCAGTCGATCGCGGCGATCATCCTGGAGACCGTCCCCGGCACCGCCGGGATCATGGTCCCGCCGGCCGGCTACCTCGCCGGCGTCCGGGAGATCTGCGACCGCCACGGCATCGTCTTCATCCTCGACGAGGTCATGGCGGGCTTCGGCCGTACCGGCAAGTGGTTCGCCGCCGACCACTTCGGCGTCACCCCCGACCTGCTGACCTTCGCCAAGGGCGTCAACTCCGGCTATGTCCCGCTGGGCGGCGTCGCGATCAGCGCCGAGATCGCCGCGACCTTCGACCAGCGCCCCTACCCGGGCGGTCTGACCTACTCCGGCCACCCGCTGGCCTGCGCCTCCGCCGTCGCCACCATGAACGCGATGGCCGAGGAGCGGATCGTGGAGAACGCCGCCGAGATCGGCGAGCGGGTCATCGGCCCCGCGCTGCACGAGATCGCCGAGCGCCACCCGTCCGTCGGCGAGGTCCGCGGCATGGGCGTCTTCTGGGCGCTCGACCTGGTCAGGAACAAGGAGACCCGCGAGCCGCTGGTCCCCTACAACGCCGCCGGCGCCGCCAACGCCCCGATGGCCGAATTCGCCGCGGCCTGCAAGCGCGGCGGGCTGTGGCCGTTCGTGAACATGAACCGCACGCATGTCGTCCCGGCCTGCACGGTCACCGAGGCCGAGGCCAAGGAAGGCCTCGCCGCCCTCGACGAGGCACTGGCGGCGGCCGACGCCCACACCGTCTGA
- a CDS encoding polyphosphate polymerase domain-containing protein, protein MNPAVRALARAAMAARPVPLADVQARAELLARFDRRYLVPVEVFAAFAAELTDHRRPGGPFAALCINGRRWFRYRSVHYDTPDLRLFHDHRQGRRLRYTIRERLYEDTGERQFEIKLTGRRGETVKHRQPLLPGDPALGAAPRGFLASVLDRAYGIDAPTDLGRALETDYTRATLVADGRRITCDAALHCRDLESGRTVRADGGLVLVETRTTGRLTEADRLLDGYGVQAAAFGKYCGGLSALRPDLTADHWRRAVRTAFPAAV, encoded by the coding sequence GTGAATCCCGCCGTACGTGCCCTCGCCCGTGCCGCCATGGCCGCGCGCCCCGTGCCGCTCGCCGACGTCCAGGCACGGGCCGAACTCCTCGCCCGTTTCGACCGCCGCTATCTCGTCCCGGTCGAGGTCTTCGCCGCCTTCGCGGCCGAACTCACCGACCACCGCAGGCCGGGCGGCCCGTTCGCGGCCCTGTGTATCAACGGGCGCCGCTGGTTCCGCTATCGCTCCGTCCACTACGACACCCCTGACCTGCGGTTGTTCCATGACCACCGGCAGGGCCGACGGCTGCGCTACACGATCCGCGAGCGGCTGTACGAGGACACCGGGGAGCGGCAGTTCGAGATCAAGCTGACGGGGCGGCGCGGCGAGACGGTCAAGCACCGGCAGCCGCTGCTGCCGGGCGACCCGGCCCTCGGCGCGGCCCCGCGCGGCTTCCTCGCCTCCGTACTGGACCGCGCCTACGGCATCGACGCCCCCACCGACCTGGGCCGCGCGCTGGAGACCGACTACACCCGGGCCACCCTCGTCGCCGACGGCCGGCGCATCACCTGTGACGCGGCGCTGCACTGCCGGGACCTGGAGTCGGGCCGCACGGTCCGCGCCGACGGCGGCCTGGTCCTCGTCGAGACCAGGACCACCGGCCGCCTGACCGAGGCGGACCGGCTGCTCGACGGGTACGGCGTGCAGGCCGCCGCGTTCGGCAAGTACTGCGGAGGCCTGTCGGCGCTGCGCCCGGACCTGACCGCCGACCACTGGCGCCGAGCCGTACGCACGGCCTTTCCCGCGGCCGTCTGA
- a CDS encoding MarR family winged helix-turn-helix transcriptional regulator — translation MSAARPAGRRPSGPPPGEPRAPELLSRTALAVFRLNGQFLSVADGLAGPAGLTAAWWQVLGAVLPEPLPVAGIARAMGITRQSVQRIADLLVDRGLAEYRPNPAHRRAKLLAPTDEGRAVVARITPGHAEFAARLGEQLGGPGDFRRVTAALEELSAALDELSGTEA, via the coding sequence ATGAGCGCGGCCAGGCCCGCCGGACGCCGGCCTTCCGGCCCCCCGCCCGGCGAACCCCGAGCCCCCGAACTCCTCAGCCGTACCGCCCTCGCCGTCTTCCGGCTCAACGGCCAGTTCCTCTCCGTCGCGGACGGACTCGCGGGCCCGGCCGGACTGACCGCCGCCTGGTGGCAGGTCCTGGGCGCCGTACTGCCCGAGCCGCTCCCCGTCGCCGGTATCGCCCGCGCGATGGGCATCACCCGCCAGAGCGTGCAGCGCATCGCCGACCTCTTGGTGGACCGCGGTCTGGCCGAATACCGGCCCAATCCCGCGCACCGTCGCGCCAAACTTCTCGCCCCCACCGACGAAGGCCGGGCGGTCGTCGCCCGGATCACCCCCGGCCATGCGGAGTTCGCCGCCCGCCTGGGCGAACAGCTGGGCGGACCGGGCGACTTCCGCCGGGTCACGGCGGCGCTGGAGGAGCTGTCGGCGGCGCTGGACGAGCTGTCCGGCACGGAGGCGTGA